From a region of the Nitrospira sp. genome:
- a CDS encoding ORF6N domain-containing protein, whose product MPSRKADLVPDSLEPLILVLRNQRVILDADLARLYGVPTKRFNEAFKRNQRRFPDDFAFQLTTVEFNNLKSTFATSTSQSVGMTGINVNWSQFATSSSRHRGMAYRPWAFTEHGAMMVANILHSERAIHMSVFVIRAFVRLREHIAANRAILKRLAEIDKTLLEHDTALVDLYEKLQPLLQPPPDAPTRRIGFQAKGKA is encoded by the coding sequence ATGCCTTCACGAAAAGCCGATCTTGTCCCTGATTCCTTAGAGCCCCTCATCCTGGTCCTTAGAAACCAGCGCGTCATCCTGGATGCGGATTTGGCCAGACTATACGGAGTGCCTACGAAGCGCTTTAACGAAGCCTTCAAACGAAACCAACGGCGGTTCCCCGATGATTTTGCCTTTCAGCTCACCACTGTGGAGTTCAATAACTTGAAGTCGACATTTGCGACCTCAACGTCGCAATCAGTTGGAATGACAGGGATAAATGTGAACTGGTCGCAATTTGCGACCAGTTCCAGCCGCCATCGCGGAATGGCGTACCGACCCTGGGCGTTCACTGAGCACGGCGCCATGATGGTCGCCAACATTCTCCATAGCGAACGGGCAATCCACATGAGCGTCTTTGTGATACGAGCCTTTGTTCGACTGCGTGAACATATCGCTGCCAATCGGGCCATTCTTAAGCGCCTAGCTGAAATTGATAAGACCTTGCTTGAGCACGATACCGCCTTGGTCGATCTGTACGAGAAACTGCAACCACTGCTGCAACCGCCACCCGACGCACCCACGCGACGGATCGGCTTCCAGGCCAAGGGGAAAGCGTGA
- a CDS encoding M28 family peptidase — protein sequence MPVDRNLLKEDLRHLVGERHPLSSPVRLQQTEAYLRRRFMEAGLAVTAHEFEALGKPYRNVIGTARSSSLHDEHALPLILAAHFDTIEGSPGADDNASALAVLLHAARQVRSIKLARPVQFIAFNLEEHNLLGSFAYTSFLRKNHHAIHGAIVLECVGYASHQEGSQKIPPGVPIAVPTTANFLAVIGNERSRDLTSSIAQTMKSHLPIVPLVVPGNGEKLPDTRRSDHTSFWEQGFPAVMLTDTANFRNPHYHRPTDTLDTLNLDFIASVADGVTAAVMALAARPIT from the coding sequence GTGCCCGTTGATCGCAACCTTCTCAAAGAAGACCTTCGCCATCTGGTAGGAGAGCGGCATCCCCTGTCCTCTCCAGTCCGCTTACAGCAGACGGAAGCGTATCTGCGCCGCCGATTCATGGAAGCTGGGCTCGCCGTCACTGCGCATGAATTCGAAGCATTGGGCAAGCCCTATCGGAATGTCATCGGAACGGCGCGCTCCAGTTCTCTGCACGATGAACACGCGCTCCCTCTGATTCTTGCCGCGCACTTCGATACAATTGAAGGGTCTCCCGGCGCTGATGACAATGCCAGCGCGCTCGCGGTGCTCCTACACGCAGCTCGTCAGGTCCGAAGTATAAAATTGGCCAGGCCGGTCCAGTTCATCGCCTTCAACTTGGAGGAACACAATCTCCTTGGCAGCTTCGCCTATACCTCATTCCTTCGGAAGAACCATCATGCCATTCATGGAGCGATCGTGCTGGAGTGCGTCGGTTATGCGAGCCATCAAGAAGGTTCGCAGAAAATCCCCCCCGGTGTGCCGATCGCCGTTCCCACGACAGCAAATTTCCTTGCCGTGATCGGCAATGAGCGGTCACGGGACTTGACGAGCTCCATCGCCCAGACGATGAAATCGCACCTTCCGATTGTTCCTTTGGTTGTGCCGGGCAACGGAGAAAAGCTGCCGGACACAAGACGTAGCGACCACACGTCGTTCTGGGAACAGGGGTTCCCGGCCGTCATGCTGACCGACACCGCGAACTTCCGTAATCCTCATTATCATCGGCCGACCGATACCCTCGACACGTTGAATCTCGACTTTATCGCCTCAGTCGCCGATGGGGTCACAGCAGCCGTCATGGCGTTGGCCGCCCGACCTATTACGTAG
- the argB gene encoding acetylglutamate kinase — MNRLIKKANVLIEALPYIRTFRGKTVVVKYGGHAMTDSSLKERFAQDIVLLKYVGINPVIIHGGGPQIDKMLDRLGIEAKFRHGVRITDEATMEIVEMVLAGKINMEITDLINRHGGSAVGLSGKDGGLILSKPLTAKAWAESLERDLEGEDGEGDFGLVGDIEKVDPGLLRNLQDDHYIPVIAPIGTDREGNTYNINADLVAGAVAGALRAEKLLMMTDIKGIRDANGRHLSTVSRKDVQRMMKKGIITEGMIPKVHACLEAIAEGVGKAHIIDGRIPHAVLLEIFTHKGIGTEIVT; from the coding sequence ATGAACCGACTGATCAAGAAGGCCAACGTTCTCATCGAAGCCCTTCCGTATATTCGCACGTTCCGCGGGAAAACCGTGGTCGTCAAATACGGTGGCCATGCGATGACGGACTCTTCGCTCAAAGAACGCTTTGCGCAGGATATCGTGCTATTGAAGTACGTGGGGATCAATCCCGTCATCATTCACGGCGGCGGCCCGCAAATCGACAAGATGCTGGATCGGCTCGGCATCGAAGCAAAATTTCGTCACGGCGTCCGCATCACCGACGAGGCCACGATGGAAATCGTGGAAATGGTCTTGGCCGGAAAAATCAACATGGAGATCACCGATCTCATCAACCGGCACGGTGGAAGCGCGGTCGGTTTAAGCGGAAAGGACGGTGGCTTGATTCTCAGCAAGCCGTTGACGGCCAAGGCCTGGGCAGAAAGTCTGGAGCGCGACTTGGAGGGAGAAGATGGTGAAGGCGACTTTGGGTTGGTGGGCGACATTGAAAAGGTCGATCCGGGTCTGTTACGCAATCTTCAGGACGACCACTACATCCCCGTCATCGCACCCATAGGAACAGACCGCGAGGGCAATACATACAATATCAACGCGGATCTCGTGGCTGGGGCGGTGGCCGGTGCACTGCGCGCGGAGAAGCTTCTGATGATGACGGATATCAAAGGCATTCGCGATGCCAACGGACGCCACCTTTCCACGGTGTCTCGAAAAGATGTGCAACGTATGATGAAGAAAGGGATCATCACGGAAGGCATGATCCCGAAAGTTCATGCCTGCCTGGAGGCAATAGCTGAGGGAGTCGGCAAGGCCCATATCATCGATGGGCGCATTCCCCATGCCGTTCTGCTGGAAATCTTCACGCACAAAGGTATCGGCACCGAGATTGTGACCTAA
- the hslU gene encoding ATP-dependent protease ATPase subunit HslU — MNLNSLTPRQIVEELNRYVIGQKDAKRMVAIALRNRWRRQQVAPDLRDEVMPKNIIMIGPTGVGKTEIARRLAKLAEAPFLKVEASKFTEVGYVGRDVESIIRDLTELAINMVKTQRLASVQQKAEQQGEERLLDLLLPPPPPRPGFGESADETSTHTPPDSHEATRSKLRLQLREGKLDERTVEMEVKERGLPVGVISNVGGLDDLENNLRDMLGGMFQGKKKKRVMKVPEALKHLTQEEAQKLIDMDDATREAIAKVEQTGIVFLDEIDKIAGRERTMGPDVSREGVQRDLLPIVEGCTVTTKHGPVVTDHILFIAAGAFHVAKPSDLIPELQGRFPIRVELSPLSKDDFVRILTEPKGALVRQYQALLATEGLTIEFAKDGLEEIAEVAVQVNERTENIGARRLFTIMERLLEEISFEGPGWPDKRIDITASYVRERLKDIVKDQDLSRYIL; from the coding sequence CTGAATCTCAATAGCCTCACCCCGCGTCAAATTGTCGAGGAACTGAATCGTTATGTGATCGGGCAAAAGGACGCGAAGCGGATGGTCGCCATTGCCCTTCGCAACCGCTGGCGTCGCCAGCAGGTGGCTCCTGACCTGCGCGATGAGGTGATGCCGAAGAACATTATCATGATCGGGCCGACTGGAGTCGGGAAGACCGAGATCGCCAGACGGCTCGCCAAGTTGGCCGAGGCCCCTTTCCTCAAGGTCGAAGCGTCGAAATTCACCGAAGTCGGCTACGTCGGGCGCGATGTGGAATCCATCATTCGCGATTTGACCGAGCTGGCCATCAATATGGTCAAGACCCAACGCCTTGCCTCCGTTCAGCAAAAGGCCGAACAACAGGGAGAGGAGCGACTACTCGATCTTCTCTTGCCGCCGCCGCCCCCTCGACCAGGATTTGGGGAAAGCGCGGACGAGACGTCCACCCACACACCGCCGGATTCCCACGAGGCCACCCGGTCGAAACTTCGACTGCAGTTGCGGGAAGGAAAGCTGGACGAACGCACGGTTGAAATGGAAGTAAAAGAACGCGGGCTTCCGGTCGGCGTGATCTCCAACGTCGGAGGGCTTGACGACCTCGAGAACAATCTCCGTGACATGCTGGGTGGAATGTTCCAAGGTAAGAAAAAGAAGCGGGTGATGAAGGTGCCGGAGGCGCTCAAACACCTGACACAGGAAGAAGCCCAGAAATTGATCGATATGGATGACGCCACACGTGAAGCCATCGCCAAGGTGGAACAGACCGGAATCGTGTTCCTCGATGAGATCGATAAGATCGCCGGCCGCGAACGTACCATGGGACCGGATGTGTCGCGGGAAGGCGTGCAACGCGACTTACTCCCCATCGTAGAAGGATGTACGGTCACTACGAAACACGGCCCGGTCGTGACGGATCATATTCTCTTCATCGCCGCCGGCGCCTTTCATGTGGCAAAGCCGTCCGACCTGATCCCGGAGCTTCAAGGACGGTTTCCCATCCGGGTGGAACTCAGTCCCTTATCAAAAGATGATTTTGTCCGTATTCTGACGGAGCCGAAAGGCGCGTTGGTCCGTCAATATCAGGCCTTGCTGGCCACAGAAGGCCTCACCATTGAGTTTGCCAAGGACGGCCTGGAAGAGATCGCCGAGGTCGCGGTGCAGGTGAATGAACGGACCGAGAACATCGGCGCGCGCCGGCTCTTCACCATCATGGAGCGGTTGCTTGAGGAAATTTCCTTCGAAGGGCCCGGATGGCCCGACAAACGAATCGACATCACCGCCTCTTACGTGAGGGAGCGCTTGAAAGATATCGTCAAGGACCAGGATTTGAGCCGGTATATACTCTAA